From the genome of Candidatus Binatus sp., one region includes:
- a CDS encoding ATP-dependent helicase, protein LAPGGPILILAGAGSGKTRALTYRIAHILAERKASPAEMLAVTFTNKAANEMRERVISLLGDGNYARIPWVSTFHSACARILRQEGHALGYDRNFSILDEGDSLATIRQVLGDAALADSPPLELARARIEQAKNEAVTPDEMQARAKPGREASIAQIYRLYQERMREMNAMDFSDLQLQTWLLFERFPEILEKWQRRAAHLLVDEYQDTNRVQYLIVKALAARSGNLCVVGDEDQSIYRWRGADIRNILDFERDYPAAQIFKLEQNYRSTKTILAAAGAVIRNNTERKVKNLWTENGAGEPVTCFTGVTERDEADFIALEIARLTGAGGFRAAEVVVFYRVNAQSRAIEEALVRRRIPYYVVGGVRFYEQRDVKDLLAYMRVIANPADAVSLERMVGTPPRGIGAKSFEAIAELAARERIPAFEAMGRLETCSKVALRIAKQAGMLYSWMHDLSARAPGMSVRGIVEEVVAHSGFEAYLDTLDDAPARKQNLAEMLSAASAFDAEKSGGGLSEFLERIALVSDTEQIDSSGGRAALMTLHTSKGLEYPIVFMAGMEEGLFPHSRAAGIDEEVEEERRLCYVGMTRARQLLYLTNTLSREIYGVRQESRQSRFLREVDGALIRRIAPARETSPIRPLSPRESYVDFADSQLPDDDPGPGGDGFSTGARVIHPTFGRGIVRRREGRGDGAKAWVNFERGGIKLLVLKFANLRLLAD, encoded by the coding sequence TGCTTGCGCCCGGCGGCCCGATACTCATCCTGGCCGGCGCGGGCTCGGGCAAGACCCGCGCGCTGACCTACCGTATCGCCCACATCCTGGCCGAGCGCAAGGCGTCGCCCGCCGAGATGCTGGCGGTCACATTCACCAACAAGGCGGCCAACGAGATGCGCGAGCGCGTCATATCGCTGCTCGGTGACGGCAACTACGCGCGCATCCCGTGGGTCAGCACCTTTCATTCCGCGTGCGCGCGAATTCTGCGCCAGGAAGGCCACGCGCTCGGCTACGACCGCAATTTTTCGATCCTCGACGAAGGCGATTCGCTGGCCACGATTCGCCAGGTGCTCGGCGACGCCGCGCTGGCCGACTCGCCGCCGCTCGAACTTGCGCGCGCACGAATCGAGCAGGCCAAGAACGAGGCGGTCACGCCCGACGAAATGCAGGCGCGCGCCAAGCCCGGGCGCGAGGCCTCGATCGCGCAGATTTACCGGCTCTACCAGGAGCGGATGCGCGAGATGAACGCGATGGACTTCAGCGATTTGCAATTGCAAACCTGGCTGTTGTTCGAGCGCTTTCCCGAAATCCTCGAGAAATGGCAGCGGCGCGCGGCGCATTTGCTGGTCGATGAGTACCAGGACACCAATCGCGTCCAGTATTTGATCGTCAAGGCGCTCGCCGCGCGATCGGGAAATCTGTGCGTGGTCGGCGACGAGGATCAATCCATCTACCGCTGGCGCGGCGCCGACATCCGCAACATCCTCGATTTCGAGCGCGACTACCCGGCCGCGCAGATTTTCAAGCTCGAGCAAAACTACCGCTCGACGAAAACCATCCTTGCCGCGGCGGGCGCCGTCATCCGCAACAACACCGAGCGCAAGGTCAAAAACTTGTGGACCGAAAACGGCGCCGGCGAGCCGGTCACCTGCTTCACCGGCGTCACCGAGCGCGACGAGGCCGACTTTATCGCGCTCGAGATTGCGCGGCTGACAGGCGCGGGCGGATTCAGAGCCGCCGAGGTCGTGGTTTTCTACCGGGTCAACGCCCAGTCGCGCGCGATCGAAGAGGCTCTTGTGCGGCGGCGAATCCCCTACTACGTCGTGGGCGGCGTGCGCTTTTACGAGCAGCGCGACGTCAAGGATCTGCTCGCCTACATGCGCGTGATCGCCAATCCAGCCGACGCCGTCAGCCTCGAACGAATGGTCGGCACGCCGCCGCGCGGAATTGGCGCGAAGTCCTTCGAGGCGATTGCCGAACTGGCCGCGCGCGAGCGTATCCCGGCATTCGAGGCGATGGGCCGGCTCGAGACCTGCTCCAAGGTCGCGCTCAGAATCGCCAAGCAAGCTGGGATGCTCTATTCGTGGATGCATGATCTCAGCGCGCGCGCGCCCGGCATGAGCGTCCGCGGGATTGTCGAGGAAGTCGTGGCGCACAGTGGTTTCGAGGCGTACCTCGATACGCTCGACGACGCGCCGGCACGCAAGCAAAATCTCGCCGAGATGCTCTCCGCGGCCAGCGCCTTCGACGCCGAAAAGTCCGGCGGCGGTTTGTCCGAATTCCTCGAGCGGATCGCACTGGTCAGCGACACCGAGCAGATCGATTCCAGCGGCGGACGCGCGGCGCTGATGACGCTGCACACCTCCAAGGGCCTCGAATACCCAATCGTGTTTATGGCCGGGATGGAGGAAGGCCTGTTTCCGCATAGCCGCGCGGCCGGCATCGACGAGGAAGTCGAGGAGGAGCGCCGCCTGTGCTACGTCGGCATGACGCGCGCGCGGCAGTTGCTCTATCTGACCAACACGCTCTCGCGCGAAATCTACGGCGTGCGCCAGGAGTCGCGTCAATCGCGATTCTTGCGCGAAGTCGATGGCGCCCTGATTCGGCGTATCGCGCCCGCTCGCGAGACCTCGCCGATACGCCCGCTGTCGCCGCGCGAGTCCTACGTCGATTTCGCTGACAGCCAGTTGCCCGACGACGATCCGGGGCCCGGCGGCGATGGCTTTTCAACCGGCGCGCGCGTGATCCATCCGACCTTCGGCCGCGGAATCGTTCGCCGGCGCGAGGGGCGCGGCGACGGCGCCAAGGCGTGGGTTAATTTCGAGCGCGGCGGAATCAAGCTGTTGGTGCTGAAGTTCGCGAACCTGCGGTTGCTTGCGGACTGA